In Acipenser ruthenus chromosome 1, fAciRut3.2 maternal haplotype, whole genome shotgun sequence, the genomic stretch caaacagagcAGCCCTTCCTTGTGACGCTTCCACTGGTTTCTGCCTGCCACGGGGATCAGGTGTCAACAAAGCGATGACAAAGCTGACAAACCACTTCTACAGCTGTGCTGCAGACAGGCAATTCAGGgttacaatacatatatacacaggAGGCACACATAACAACATTTCTGTCCTGGGTGGGGTGCAGAATTTCCAATGGTATTTTAACAAAAGGTTAAACTGTTAGTCCTAAAAAAACACGAGTTGCTTTTCACTTTGCTAGGGTCATATTTCACCTTATATGACCCTAGCACTGAATTGACTATAGTATTAAACAGAAGGGAGTCTTAGCTGACATGTATCCTGTGTTACAGGCTGAAgagactcaataataataataaaaataggaaGCTCCCCTTATTAAAGTTTGCCATAACAGCATGGTATAAGTATAaggcacagtggaagcatggtaaaccaCATGTAAGCAATGTAAAcccagagaggtttggtaaatcatattaaaaatctATGGTAAACAcatagtataaccacaggaaaagctaagaaccttggagtcaccctggacccctgcctctcttattcccagcacatctccactctggcacgcacttgccgattcttcctgagcaacatccgaagaatccgacccttcctcaccaactatgctacccagctcctggtccaggccctggtactctcccgcctagactactgcaactccctcctggctggcctccctgcgtccgccacccgtccgctccagctcatccagaactctgctgcccgcctagtgttctctctgcctcgcttcgcccacgctactccactactccgctcgctccactggctcccgatcaccgctcgcatccagttcaagactcttgtactagcctacagatgccttgaccagtctgcacccagctacctccagaccctcatctctccctacacccccactcgacctctccgctccgcctgcactagaagactagctctaccaccgctacgctcccctgcctccaaagcccgctccttctccacccttgctccgcagtggtggaatgaccttcctacagatgtcaggactgcccagtccctgaccacattccggcgcctccttaagactcacctcttcaaagagcacctgtagaactcctctgtttgtatcctgggacactatcacccttcatgtaaatgtgctttattttgctcttatcagcccctattttactgcatttaatcctgtacttcagaatactgtaatctgccaagtttttaacctgtagtactttgtatttaatcacatcctgatgtaactatcactatttaatcatatcctgatgtaactatcactattacctgctgtattattgaattgtggtttgtcaaacttgtactttacttgaacaaaagttattgtatttcttgctcttattgtattacttgtattgtaacgcttgaaatgtttttgcttacgattgtaagtcgccctggataagggtgtctgctaagaaataaataataacaggaaaagcatgggaaaactgctacaTTACTGTGTATACTTACTACTTAAACTTGTACCAGGGTCCTATCTTGTTACTACACCTCTGTCTTAATGTATTGCCTTGTGCACCACAGATACCTAGCAAACAAGTCCAGGGCTGTATTGTGGTTATCAAACCACACATTAGTAGGAGGAGGTTGTGATTTCAGTCTAGCCTAGTCCAGTTGACTCCAGACAACAGTCTATGGGGGAGGGAGCCTGTCTTGCTGTTGCTCTGAATGTAATGGGTGCAGCCATTGATTTACATCCATACAGTTTCATCATGACGTTACTGCAGAGCTCCAGAAATAGGGCTGAATGTGAAGAGGCAGCCACCACCCAGGCCGGCATCTACCGGGTTAAAGAGAATCGTGTGATGTTGTCTAACACAGAATGTTCTAGTACGAGACGACTGTTTGGGTTTTGATGTGGTTGTGGTTGCCAAGATTAACAGCGATGGGGTTAAGATTGTGGAACTGTCTTATTAAGTCTTGAGGAAACAACCCCTTATAAGGAAATCTTCATCTTCAAGAAAGTTCTATAACCATGCTGACCTGTTAATCTGCCTATTGTTGCTACGCTAGTAGTGTATAAATATTGTACTGCTATGTCAATAACCAAGAGAGAGTGAGTTGTCACTGCTGCTCTTCCCTTGCgtgcattgtaataaagctttttaaACTGCGGCCGAGTGGAGTCATCAGTCATTTCACACTGAGTTCAGGATTTTCCCTACAAAATAAAGGGAGGATCGAGAGATAATAAAAAAGATATTTCCAAACTAGCACATGACTATGTTTTAGTTACATTACACTTCATCTTAACTGACGTCCAGTCTCTTGTTTGTAGGCTGTAAGTATACAAATACTCAATCCACTAGACTATGGCCTTTGCCCTTTTGCAGTTTTTCTGTTGGTTCTTCTTAGAAATCCTCATTGAAATGAGTTTCTAACCGACAGAAAACGCTGCTCTGCTGCTCTCTAGCACCTCCCCTCTATCGACTCCTCCCAACTCTCAGTTGACTCGGCTATCTCCACCCTTTTGTTGTCCCTCACCCCCACCTCGACTCCCTTTGCCCTCTCACCCCTATACTTGCCCACCGCTCCCAgccccagccctggctctcctccgTGCTCCGCTCGGCTCGTACCGAactgcacactgctgccttggatctctatcgctcGCTCCTCGCTTCCTTCTCTTCTGCATTCACCTGTGCTAAACACTCCAACTTCCcctctatcattcagtcttccactaacaatccACTTACATCTAACTGTTTACTGTaatctctgttttttttaacttaattttgatcttttgctactgattttattgtactttacaactgctcttatctgtaatgtgatattctgaaatgtgatattttgtaatgtgatattttgtaacaattgtaagtcgccctggataagggtgtctgctaagaaataaagaaataaataaataaataaataaataaataaataaataaataaataataataataataataataataataataatatgctaggTTTGTCTGGCGTCACATGCAGCAGTGTCAGCTGGGATGAATGAACACAATGGCCTATTGGTTTTAGACATGTTTTAAAACgtcatttttttaatttcgcTATTGTATGTCATAAATGAAATACCAAGACCGTTCTGGCTGTGAGGTAAGGTCAGAACCTGTGTTACAGTAGGGTGCCGCCACACACCCTGTTCCTACCCAGAACCAAATCATTCTGAGCTGTCACTGCAGAATAGTTTCATTAGTGTAAGTGTAGACTACACAGTATCTTTCAGattttatattcatatttatcCTATTTTTCTCGACTGTGGACAGGACCACAGgtcttgaaaacaaaaaaaaatgcacaaagtATTGGTTCAAGTAACCTAAAACTGAGGCGTGTTTCTCTGAAATGGGAATAGCAGAGAAcgggaaaacacagcacaaaacagtGGCAGGTAAAGTCATACGTACCTCGTAATACACAAATGTACTggaacaataaaacaagtaaaaacaCATATTAAACCTCCTAAAACAATGCATGTGTAAACTGGATAGATAAATAATGTGAACAAAGAATGCAAAAATGCTTACAAATCGTTCTAACCCTACCACCTATCTAGCACCCAATGAAAACGCGTCCTCAGCTTTTAGGTTCTTCTCTCAGGGCCGGGAGGAGATGTTTCACAGATTAAACCAACCAGGAGGACAGGCGGTCGTGGTCACGTGCGGGTGACGTATTTCAGGTGGCTGACTGAAGGAAGGTCTTCTGCTTTATGTTGTGGGTGCGGCTGCGCTTTACACACTTTGAAACGGACTCTGAGTAAGTTGGGATAAGAAGAAGGGGACACACCATTTCATTGAAACCAGGGTTACAGCTGTTTTATAGAAACGTCAAGACAAACATCGACAATGAGAGCTTTTGCTGAATTTGTATGCCTGGTGGCGTGCATATTTGCTGTGCCTGCGATGGCATCTGAAAAAGGTAAGAATAATTCAAACATGACCTGACGAATAGGTGCGCAGGCGTTCATGTTGGGTGATCTTcggtttcttctttaaaaaaaaaaaaaaattaaaaaatccatACAGAAAGTTGTCATTAATGAGCTAACAAGTTTTTTCTGTGGGATAAATACATATGGAATCGAATATTGGGCATGATGTACGTCTGTGATTCAAATAcatggttatgttttttttttttttttttttttttttaaatactcttcGATGCACACTTAAAccgttttagaaaaaaaaaaaaatactcagtaTTTTACCACATTAAGTTCCTCGTATTTGAGTGGCTTTGTTTTTTAACTAAAATACATGCTTACAcagtttgtgtgttttaaatattaatgttgtgtgtgctgatgcgccagggaggcaaaataagatgatccctggagccagcattacacttcagccgtTAACACCagagaaggatatctacatcatcatatggaaggaaacgtaaatggatggagacacatatggatcacattagtttactgtaaagctacgtcttagttggtgcttatcttgacgagagccgagttcaaatcagcatgaagttttaacatctactctcgtgtaatggaaatcaaatagcGACACAACTTCAAGTTAACATTTGGAGCCACATTGTACTTAAGAAAGCATATTGCTGTCAGTTTATtggaatatttatattttattgagaCATTCCTCATCGTTAGGAATACAAGTTCTTTCGTTTTTTATAGAATGATATTCAATGCGACACAAGATGTCGTCATTGGAGTTTCGATTACGCAATCCCCGAAGCATGGGTCAGATTGCAGTACAGGTATTTTGGGGAATGCACTGAACCCAAATGAAGGTACAAGTGACTCATGGCTGCTTTGAGTTTCAAGTGTGCTACGCAGGTTTTGCATACTTTTCGTACAAGAGGACATTTTCCGGTGCACCGTTAACAAAAGCAATTTCATAGGATCCTAGCCCTTAACTACTGCAAAGGTTCCGTGTTTGTTCTTTAACCGGTTGCGTCTTCAGTTAAAAGTTTAAAACTGTCTTAATGTCAAATGGCGCAATGACTGGAACATTTTAGGGTTTTGTCGCgtaattgtatttgtttcacaCGTGAGGGACGGTGTGAAACTTACTGTCCTTTTGGTGTTAGATTTATTTGGTAATTCTATTTTATTCTCTTATTGCTGTTCAACATACTTTGTTTTTTGTCTCTAATTGATATGTAACAAGAACAGTACAATTAgaagtattacagtattttatattgATCACACTCTACCTAAACTGTAACCCTTCTCGATCTAGTCCAGAACGGTAGATTGACCGAGTCCTGGGGCAGGTTGCATAAACATagaaaaacgcttattcactgccaaacatacTTTAGATGTataatgactgcagtataggttagtgaccttaaggttagggtttcggtgtagggagaggattattaattgttttattaacaatagtGTGGCGTGCACGGAAAGATAgcatacgctccttgcaaaaggagccggctcttttgtaccgCGGAATCGGCGATATGCTTAGTTCGATTGAGTGGAGTCTGTCTGAGCCAGCAGGAGACTCAAACTGACAGTGACAGTGTCGCAGTATCACCTGTGCCTGAGGCAAGCTGTGGTGATACTGAAACTTTCAGTGAAAGATAAACTCTGTAAATAGCGACGGTATGTTGACACGGTAACAACAAAAATGTTACATTACATCAAGCGATTTAATTAGTCATACTAATTTTACGGTGTACACTAAACTGTACACTTTTATTATGTTTTGCGAGTTTTAAGTATATAGGCCAAGCTGTATGCTAATTGAATACAGACAATGTAAATAAAGGACggtaggtattattattattagataaatATCGATAATACGTTAAAACATTCATTAATATTGTTAAATACATGATTGGGTGGCTATTTcgtttaaatgtgttattgagcttttttaaaatttaaaagaaaTTATATTAACACAACTATAACTAGCAAGGAAAAACGGAAACACTTATTGAAATAGCGCTTTAGTAAAGTAAGCTATTTTTTTTCACTCCACATATCTCAGTAGACTTAGAGCAAGAAAGCGAGGTCCCAATCTATCGAGCTGTACAGGAGCAACCTGAGTAGCACTGGGAGAGAGACGAGAAACATCACCATGGCTATGATAATGGAGAAACAATACCGCAATAccgatgggccgaatggcctcctctcctttgtaaacttttttaGGTTCTTCTGTACTTTTGTTGGGAGCTAggttttaaaactaaaaacaaagatCAGTATTTGCATAGAAAGTAACCCATCTGTTTCTGTGTTGCAGGGAGCAATAAAAGTGGCAGAGGATTCATTGGCAGACCAGACAAAGAAAACATAGGAAGCTATGAGGTGGATGACTTTGCCCAGTATACTCTTACCAGCAAGTTGACCACAGTCTTCTTCCCAATAGTCTACATTATCGTGTTTGTTATCAGCTTGCCCGCCAATGGGATGGCTCTTTGGGTCTTCCTCTTCAGGACCAAAAAGAGACACCCGGCTTCTATTTACATGGCAAACCTGGCCCTGGCAGATCTCTTGTTTGTCATTTGGATCCCTTTGAAGATCGCCTACCACATCAATGGGAACAACTGGATTTATGGAGAAGGTCTCTGCAAAGTGATGTTGAGCTTCTTCTATGGAAACATGTACTGTTCCATTCTGTTCATGACGTGCATCAGTGTCCAGAGGTACTGGGTCATTGTCAACCCAATGTCCCACCACAGAAAGAACACGCAGATTGCAGTGGGCGTCTGCATTGCCATCTGGATTCTCATTGCACTGAGCACCATTCCTCTGTACGTTTCAAACCAAACTCTCAATATTACATCCCCCAAAATAACCACCTGCCACGATGTCCTGCCCGAAGAGGACTTGGCGTACAACAtgtttggttattttgtttcCATGGCTATTGGTGCTTTTCTCTTCCCAGCTGTGCTGACTGTAACGGCTTACGTTTTAATGATCAAGACCCTGACGGCATCAATAACTGACGAGAACATTGGCAAGAAGCGCAGGAAGGCGATCATGCTGATCATCACAGTTCTGGTCATGTATTTGGTGTGTTTCACCCCCAGCAACATCATGCTGGTTGTGCACTACTCTGTTCTCCGAGGGAGTGGTATCGATAAGGCCTATGCATTCTACGTCACTGCACTCTGTCTTGCTAGCTTGAACAGCTGCATTGACCCGTTTATCTATTACTTTGTTTCACAAGATTTCAGAGACCATGTGAAAAATACCTGTCTCTGCAGGAGCAACCGGACCGTGGAAAGGCTGCGAGTGTCCTTCAGCTCAATGAAATATTCCAAGAGGACCAATACTTACAATTCAAGTTCAAATGCAACTGGGACTTCTAACTGTTGAGAAGACAGATTTCTACTTGGGATTGTATGTGGGATTGTACATCATTTTAGAAAGAGCCAGATTCCTCACAGGATAACAGGATTATGAAACTGACTTTTGTTTAATAATGCTGTTTTATCTAGGTTAAAGTGCGATTATGCAATATTACAGTAAATGTGACCTTCTTAAACTGTGAATTGTTAATATGTTGACTTGTATATTAAGAGGTTATTAaacctttcatgcatgaaatctTGAAATAGCGAGAaatgtagttttgtttgttttatgtgtgatgggggggggggggggggggatcattaTGTGAGGTTGTCATGCATGTGTCTCCCTTATGTGCCCatattaattgtttttatttattttaaatccgtCCCCATTTTGAGGTTGCCAAATATGAAAGGGTTAAAGCATAAACCAAACTCAAATGTCCTGATATGCACTGGCCATGACCATTTCTATGCTTTTACCTTCTCTCATTTTTGTTATATtagtaatttttaaaaatgtttgtttcattAAGCATTTTGtgtacttactttttttttttaggcagtgatactgagttgttttttttttaactttttttatatatattaaacagattATACAACCTTTCATATATGCTTCTTTACTTTAAGaactggtttgtttatttttcaaacatgCTGAAACAAAAGCTAGGTATACACGCAAGCCTGGGGCTTTTGACAAAAGAAACGTGCACAGCGGGGAAAATGAAGGTGCTTTGTATagcacacaatgtttagttgCGGTTGTACTCTGCGTATACTTAAATAAAGTGCTACACCCACACCCTACCCCCCGtacacttttagaaaggctccgGCTCTGTTGATGTAAGCAGCTAGACCAAGGAAACGCGTTTTTCTGAAAGATTGCAGGCTCTCAAATTGCCCGTCATGAAAGCTCTGCAACCTGTATTTTGAAacaggagagaaagaggggatatCTGTAGATTTCAATGTATGATAACACTGAAACTTTTTACAGCAAGCAATTCTAAAGGTAAAAggaatacttttaaaatattttctaaaactgAAAGGAAACCAGTGAAGTGTACATGAACGAGAAATGTTAAaacaaagcatttttatttagtattgttacagcagcagtgttaacAAGATGGGACTTTACTGATGGGGTCAGTTCCTCATAGTTCTTTATATTTATAATGAGGtcattattttaaattcattaaatTGATGTTGGGTACATCATTTACTGAGTATAGCCCAATGATTGGGTTTGCAACAACAGTGAACCTATCAAGCATTTATTCATTTCTAATTAgtgctttaatttaaaatgttttaacaattaCAACATTCAAGTACAATATTAGTACGGAAACACAAACATTTGGGgatttacaattgtttttttacagtaacgGATTTGCTCTGGTGTGTAAATGATTTTGGTTAAAACTCTGTAATGGCTGTAATACTAATACTTCTATTTGAAGTTACGTTGAGTTAAGCTTGTGGTGAGTCACCTGATTAGACCAATCCCTAAGGCTAGCATTCAACAAATTCCCACTGTGCTTGCCTATTCTTGCAGAAAACAGCACACCATGGGACACGCTGCGCAGTCCTTTGAGCAACAAACCGCTTTAACTTGAGCTGTCGTCATGTTTTTGGGGGCAGCGTATTATTCCACACTTTGAACAATGCATATTCAGTTTCATCACCATTACTGAACTACCTGTTACATGGCTGGGATATCCCAGTTATCTCAGTGAATGTATTCTTTGTGTTCTTTAGAATACCTTTGTAGATCATTTTCTTTAAGTAACCCTGTGGCTGATGTAGAGCtctcatacagtacagtgtgtacaccagagtgtaaccattaacctgtccccccgcAACACTCTGCCTCCAGTGAATGGTGGAACTACTAAATCTGTTAATAAATGAAAACTTAGGTAAGCTGTGATGGGTGGAGAAAAACTGTTGCAATCAATATCTCCCGAACCCGTTTATAGTTCcgagggggggtggggtgggggggcagtGTTTACTCTGACAATTTTATGATTCCTTGTCAGCTGTGACATGCAGGGCACAATATACATGTTTGCAAAAGAGGTTCTTTGTATATGTGCAGAATGAAGACAGACTTTGTCAGGCAACCTGCAAGAACAATCATACAGCAGGGTTCCTTTTTTAATCACACGCCTCAGACAGAAGGCTCAGATTACAAAGGTGCACATGTACACTGTAGCACTGTGCCAATCTGGGTTACTTTCAGATAAGAAGAAGGGATTGGCTGCTTGTAATAGATTCACAGAGACGTTACCTTTACTGCTACGTAACCACAGCGTGGAAAGAATAGCTTCGAGTGGTAAAGGAACTTAATAGACCCAGTTTGACCCGTACACATTGTAAATGGCTATTTTAAGTTTGAAATACTGGTTGTTGTAATACAAAGCCCTATCTTAGAAAACACGATAGTATATTTTTGGTCACATAATGGCGAGTAAACAGAATCAAATCAATTTACAAAACGCTGGTGAAACATACAGTTCTGGAGTCATGTTTTATGATTGTACACGACCGCATAATGAATGATTGCTCAATTACCGTGTGTTGAAATGCACTTTAATACGTCACATTATACCAAGTGACATTATTGCAGTCAATCGGGATACATACATAGATAAGCTTTTATTACC encodes the following:
- the LOC117403826 gene encoding proteinase-activated receptor 2-like, which translates into the protein MRAFAEFVCLVACIFAVPAMASEKGSNKSGRGFIGRPDKENIGSYEVDDFAQYTLTSKLTTVFFPIVYIIVFVISLPANGMALWVFLFRTKKRHPASIYMANLALADLLFVIWIPLKIAYHINGNNWIYGEGLCKVMLSFFYGNMYCSILFMTCISVQRYWVIVNPMSHHRKNTQIAVGVCIAIWILIALSTIPLYVSNQTLNITSPKITTCHDVLPEEDLAYNMFGYFVSMAIGAFLFPAVLTVTAYVLMIKTLTASITDENIGKKRRKAIMLIITVLVMYLVCFTPSNIMLVVHYSVLRGSGIDKAYAFYVTALCLASLNSCIDPFIYYFVSQDFRDHVKNTCLCRSNRTVERLRVSFSSMKYSKRTNTYNSSSNATGTSNC